From a region of the bacterium genome:
- the cas4 gene encoding CRISPR-associated protein Cas4, with protein MEFKIIGTFVWYYFICKREVWFMAHNIQPSQENPYIEIGRLISEEFYPREKKEIKLESMIIDIIKCKDGQLLIGEVKKSSKYLEAAKMQLLFYLYQLKEKGVEAKGELLIPKEKKRIEVVLNEENERKLLLDIEKIKNIISQNKLPEKVKNQFCRNCAYDEFCWS; from the coding sequence ATGGAATTTAAAATAATAGGAACTTTTGTTTGGTACTATTTTATTTGTAAAAGAGAAGTGTGGTTTATGGCTCATAATATTCAACCATCACAAGAAAATCCATATATTGAAATTGGAAGATTAATTAGTGAAGAATTCTACCCAAGAGAGAAAAAAGAAATAAAATTAGAGTCAATGATAATTGATATCATAAAATGTAAGGACGGACAACTTCTTATTGGAGAAGTAAAGAAGAGTTCAAAATATTTAGAGGCAGCAAAAATGCAATTGCTGTTTTATTTATATCAATTAAAAGAAAAAGGGGTAGAAGCAAAAGGGGAATTGTTAATTCCAAAAGAGAAAAAAAGGATTGAAGTTGTTCTTAATGAAGAAAATGAGAGAAAATTACTTCTGGATATAGAAAAAATAAAAAATATAATAAGTCAGAATAAACTACCAGAAAAGGTAAAAAATCAATTTTGTAGAAATTGTGCTTATGATGAGTTCTGTTGGAGTTAA